ACTTCCTGTTGTTCGCTGACTTTGGGATCAGACAGGTAAATGGCAAGCAGTCCTTCGATAATCATCCGGTGAAACGCACTCCCCGGAATTTTCTGCACATCACTGCGGGCCATCTCCACAATAAAAGCAATTCGGTCCAGCATTGTCTCCACATTCTCATAATAATTGCAGAAGTTGAGATCTCCTCCGATACGATCTTCATCCTGATCGATTAAATAATCAAGCATAATGTGCAGTGCGCATACATGAGGAAAATAGGCAGTGTGGATCGAAGCCGCCTGCTCTTCTGTCAGCTGATCATCACTCGCAGCCAGAAACAGCATGAATACGCCCAGCGTAGAGCCGGTAGCGGCGGCAAATTCGTTCCAACGGAACTGAGGTGTACGGTGGCGATGTTCAGACCACCATTCCAGCAATGCTGTTTCTCTCAGTTCCGGCTTGATGTGCTTATATACCTGCAGGTCCGTGTATAGGCCTGCCAGATCCTGAATTTGAGGCTTGGCGGATGCATATCCTGGCAGCTGACGAGTCAGCTCCTGACATGAGGTCACCAGATTCCTTAGGTATCCACCATCATCCTGCTCCTCGCGGAGCGCATAATAATTGACAGGGGTTGCTTCGGGATCTACCGCATCAAGCATAGATTGATGGAGAAGCCGAAAGTCATTCGGGTCCATCGATGTACTGCGATCACAAAGATTGTCCAAATAATCACTAATAGTCTGATATGAAACGATCAGTGGAATCAGAATGTGCCTGTTCGGCAAATCAGGTAAAGCATAAACGGTCCCGCCTTCACAGTGGAACTGCTTGTCCCTGAGACTGGCCAGTGCCTGATTGCGCAATTCCTCATTCGGAATTTTCTCAGCTTGGGCACGCCATCCATCCAATTCCTTTCGCGTTTCCGGAATGGTGTATTTGTACACCCCTCTCATCAATGCCAACGGTCCACGCGGATATTGATGACGATTTCGATTTGATTGGCTCAAAATAAATGTGCCTCCACTTGGTTGAATACGTATTAGAGCGATTTTTAACCAATCCTATTATAATATGATCCCCTTAATTGTACAAATGATCTCCCGCATAATCACGGCAAAAAATCACACCTACGAATGACTTGTTGCAAAATACCCCTTCCATTCACACCACACGTCATTCTATTTTACCAAATCAACAATAAACCTCCATGACTTCGATAAGCACTGTAAAAAAATACAATCGATAATCATGTAAGACCTGGGGATATTAAATTATGCAATGCAAATTACCCACTAGGAGGAATTCAAGTATGAATAAAGCAACCATTGTTTCTCTGTCTGCTTGCCTAATGCTGGCTGTATCCGGTGCTTCTGCATCCGCATCCGCTGCAACTGAACCGATGCACAAAATGGAGAAATCCATGCACAAAGCAGAGCATAAAGCAGAGCACAAAATGCACACGAAATCGCATAAAGGCAAGGAACACAAGCTTCATCAGAAATCCGTCAACAAAGAGCATAAAATCCATGCAAAAAGCGTTACACCAAAAGCCCTTCCTAAAACAGGATATGGCGGCGTAAGCGAGTAAAAAAGTAACAAGAGAAAAGAAAAAGCTTTTTCTTTTCTCTTGTTCTTCAATTTATCATTAAGGATGAGAAACGTATGAAAAACAACACTTCATTCGCCGCAATTGTAATTTTTTTAATCATTGCATGCCTTATCTTATCTCCAGCAAATAGCATGAAGGAACAGACCGCTTTCCAAACATCCGCTCCTAAAGATCAGACTAGTGTTGATCCCGAGATACAGACAAGGATTCCGCAATCCATAGTCATGAAGAAGCCGGTTCGTTTGTGTATTCCATCGGTTCATTTGAGTACTTCAATCATTCCTATTCATCTGTCAGCAGATGGACAATTGCAAGTACCCAAGTCCAGTGAGGTGGCCGGTTTATATGTAGATGGAGTTTTGCCTGGAGAAAACGGAAATGCAATTGTTGCCGGTCATGTAGACAACTATACAGGTCCAGCCATATTTTACCCTCTCAAGCATCTGAAACCGGGTTCTTTTGTTTTGCTGTTTGACCAGAATAACCAATATCTCAAATATGAGGTTCTGGCGGTTCAATCCTATTACACGCAGGAAGCACCTTTAGATAAAATATTCGGTGATACCCCTGAAAAGCAGCTGAATCTGATCACATGCACAGGAAAATACGATCGCAAAAAAAAGGAACACGAAAAACGCCTGATCGTGTATACCCGATTGGTTGAATAACTTTCAAGAGGAGAAGTCATGTATAAGTGGATAACTATGCTCCTGATATGCAGTTTGTTTGTAACTATACATCAAGTGAGCCCAGCAGAAGCATCTTCCATAACAGAATACGAGGTCAAGAAAAATCTGGAAGACCTTTTTTCAGAAAGATCAAATTACTTAGCAGAACGCAATCATCACATGGAACAGTATTATGATATGAAATCTCCTTTGAGCCGTCAGGCTTACACATTGGAAGTCAAACGCAAAACGTATCTTCATACATGGGCCAAATATCGAAACATGAAGATTACCGACTGTAAGTCGAAAATCCATATCTCCAAAATCCATATCAAGGATCAGACAGCCACCGTTTCTTTGGGTCATTCGCAGCAGATCACATACGCCTATAATGATCAAATGTCAGCCAGTCATTCGTTCGGGCTCGGAACATGGCATGCTGTCACGCTGAAAAAAGTCCATGATCAATGGATCGTCTCGAAGGAATGGTACCTGGACCCGCTGGAAGAGAATCCTCGTCTGATTGCCGAAGGAATTCCCTCTCCGCCGCCCGATCGACCGGTGCTGAAGGATGGCAAGAAGTACAAAAGAAAGCAAGCGGTAGCTTATGCAAACAAATATGCCGGAATCGCTTGGAGAACCAATGACAAGGTCAGGTATAATGCCAAATACAAAAATTACAATAATCTCGGGGGCGACTGTACCAATTTTGCTTCCCAGGCGCTTGGCGACCGGGAGGAAGGCGGCGGATTGCCCATGAGCGGTCCGTGGAGATATCATTTCCCCAAGGGCGGCACCAAAACGTGGGTACAGACGGACGCATTCAAAAATTTCCTGATATATTCCGGGTATGGCAAAAGAATCGCCACGGACTCGTTCTCGAAACTGGTCGAAAAAACGGCCGCTCACCCTTATGGGGCGATAGGCAAATTGGAGGCTGGCGATCTGATCGCCCATGTCATGCATAATGATGTGGATCACTTTTCCATCGTGACCGGATTCGATCAACGCGGCTACCCCCTTGTCAATTCTCACACAGCTGACCGCTTTCAGGCTCCGTTTGATCTGGGATGGGACAACAAAACGTCGTATATTCTTATCCATATTCAGGACTGATTACGCCACAACACACATACTTGACACCCTTGGTTCATATAAATGATGGACAAGATGTTTGTGTTGGATGGAGTGAAATGGATGAATATCCCTCCCGGTCTCAAGCAGACGGGTATCCGCATCGGTGCTGTCTCTCTGGTCAAAGCGATGGGTCTGACTGGACGTGTCATACTTACCCGTATGGCGGGCCCTGAAGGTATAGGTTTATTTCAGATCGCCTATTCCTATTTCGGTTTTATGCTTATGTTAATTACGGGAGGGCTCCCTACCTCCCTTGCCATGTATACAGCTAGGAGACCAGCGCTTGGCTGGGTCTGGTTCAAGCGCTTATCTACCTTGCTGATGCTCATTGGCGGAACGATCTGTTTATTTACACTCGCCTACTCTTCAACCATTTCCAAGTGGCTGGGCAACCCTGTTCTGGAGCCATTTATACGCTCTCTGTCCCTGGCCATATTCGTCGTGCCTCTGTTAAGCCTGCTGCGAGGCTATTTGCAAGGTCTTGAACATTATGGTGCAATTGCTATCTCAGAGATAATGGAACAAGCGGTTCGTGTCGGGCTGATGTTAGGCATTACCTGGCTGTGGCTGCCTCAAGGTGTAATGGCGGCGGTCGGAAGAAGTTTGATTGGAACGGCGATGGGCGGAATTGCAGCTTTTGTGATCCTGCTTCTTTTTTTGCGTCATGCCGGGCAACAGAATGAAATACATACTTGTGTCCCCACAGGGAGGGCTGACGGCTTTTGGTTTATCAAAAGCTCCCTGGTTATTTCCCTCACACGGCTGCTGATTCCATTTTCCGATATGCTGGATGCGGTCATTATCCCGTCAAGACTGCAAACGGCAGGTTACACCTCCACACAAGCGACTGCAATGTACGGCCTGCTTATGGGTATGGCCATGCTAGTTGTTTATATGCCAACCATTGTAACTGCGGCCATATCACATACTCTGACCATGAAGCTTGTTCTCTCCTGGCAGGAACAGGCTTATGATTATTTTGCAAAGAAAAGCAGGAAAACCATGGAGATGGTGTGGATTTTGGGAATCGCCTCCAGCTCCTTTTTATGGATTTTCAACCGCGACCTGGCACAGCTCTTTTTCAATTCTGCAGCAACCGCAGAGCTGATTCGCTGGTTAAGCATCATACCGCTGCTTGTCGGCCTGCGTGAGGTATCCACCAGTATATTGTGGTCACAGGATAACAAAAAAATCAGTTTGATCGGAACGGCAATCGGCATTACTGCGGCTACCCTCTGCCATTACTTCCTGATCCCTCTTGATGGATTTCATCTTAAAGGTGCAGTGGCGGGTGTAGTGCTGATGGAATTCATCATCATGTCTGGAAATCTGATTGGATTGAGAAGCTTGCTTAAAGAGATTCGCATCGGCAATCTGACTGTTCATGTCCTGATGGTCGGGGCGATCTCGGCATTTGTGATTTGGGTGAGCGAGTGGAGCAGCCTGACCGTGAACTGGGGAAGCTATGCCATTCTTCCAAACATTTTGCTGTTTTTCTTCTTGAATGGCATTTATCTGATGATCCATTATCGCTTGAGAAGTTGACATTTAATTGTCGATTATCACAATGCCATCTATTTACATCAACTCCCTACAAGAATATAATGTCTTTAATCTTTCAAAAGTATCGGAACCTTTTTGACCCGCTGGCATTCAATTGCTGGCGGGCATCTGTTTTATGTAAGCATTATGTGATACTCACTTTATTTCATCCATTTATTTCATCCATCAAAGGAGTCGTTGACATGACGTCAAGTGAACCACTTTCGTGGAGACGGTTATTTGCATTTTTTGTGCCGCTGGGTATATCCGCCTCTCTCGTTACCATTTCGCACGTAATCATTAACAGCACACTCGCACGTTCCGCTCATCCCGAGACGGTCATTGCCAGCTACGCCATCGCCGGTAGCCTGCTGACCCTCACCGAGCGCCCTTCAACCCTGCTGCGTCAAACCTGTTCAGCGCTGGTTCGGGACCGCCTTTCCTTTCAGGCCCTCACGTTTGTGACCAAAATATTTCTCGCTTGTGTGCTTCTGATCGGATTTCTCATCGTATATTCTCCCATTGGTACAGGTGTATTCAAATATCTGTTTGGCGTAAGCCCGGATCTGTTATCCAAAGTAATTGACGTCTACGAGATTCTTATGTATGTCAGCATCTTTTCGGTCATCCGCAATATCTATCAGGGCATCATTATTACGAATAACCGTACGAAATGGCTGACGATCGGCATGTTATTCCGCCTTGCCGGCATGTATGGCCTTTCCTTGTATTTCATATATACAGACAGCATTGACAGCGGACGTGTAGGCGCTATCATTTTTGCCGCGGGTATGATGATTGAGGCTTTGGTCAGTTTTCTCGAAGGCAACAGCATCAAGCGCAAGATGCCAGCCAAGCTGGAAGATCATCCTGTTGAAAACAAGGCAGACGTCTTTCGCTTTTACAAGCCGCTGTTATTATCCAGTTTCGTGGCCCTCTTTATCGGACCCGTCATTAATATCGTACTTGGCAAAACGACCGGGATTGCTCTGGCCATCTCTTCCTTTGCCGTTGCGAGCAGCCTGATGCAGCTGATGCTAAGCTTCTTTACATACATCCACCAAATCGTACTGAATTTCTATCTTGTTGATGCCAAACTGGTGAAGAAGTTCGCACTGGTCACCGGATTTGTTCCTTTTGCCATGACTGTATCGATTGCCTACACCCCGCTTGGACCGTGGGTATTGGAAAATGTCATGAGCGTTCAGGGTAATCTGCTGCAGCAAAGTTTGTGGACGCTGCGTGCGTTTGTACTGTTTCCGCTGATTTCACCTTTTCTCGACTTCAGCAATGGTTTGATTCTGCTGCGCGGACAGACCAAAACGATGTTTCGCTCCCAGACAGCCAATGCCATATGTACGGTGATCGTCCTGCTCATACTGGTCAGCATATTCCCTGCGTGGAACGGCATGATCGGCGCAGTAGCTCAATCCCTTGGCCTGCTTGCCGAGCTTGTCATTGTCTGGCTTGTCATCCGGCGTACACAGAAGGAACCTACCATGTCTGTACCCTCATCCGGGAAATCAACTTCCCTCAAGGGATAATAAATTTGAACTGTAATTAAGAATGGAGCCTTTCATCATGAAATCAAGTCATACCGCCCGGCCAGATCAAAACTGGCTGCGGGCACTCATGTTCACCATCTTCGGTTCCACCGTTCTGGTGGTATCGTATTTCCAGCTTTATTTCAGTCATCTGGGGTTCAGTCGGGCCGAAATCGGTTATCTGTACGGAATCGGTCCTCTCGTCTCTGTATTCTCCAACATGTTCTGGAGTATGGCGAGTGACCGCTACAAAACGGTACGCAAAGTGATGATCATCCTGCTTGCCGGGCAACTGATCACCGGTGTCATGCTTGCCAATGCCACAACCTTTGGTCAGGTGTTTGTACTGGTCACCCTGTTTTACTTTTTCTACTACCCGGTTTATCCACTTTCGGATACGATGGCGATTACAACCGCGAGCAAGTATGGACGAAATTTCACTTCTATTCGTGTATTTGGCTCGATCGGATATGCGTTCTTTGCGTTAAGTATCGGATATTTTCTCGGATCTTTCGGACCGGGATGGACGATGTGGGTATGTATCGCGCTGGCCGCGACTACACTCCTGATCGGTTTTCGATTAAAAGATCAGCCTTCGGGCAGCAGCACTAAAATGGATCTTTCGGGACTGTGGTCCATCTTGAA
Above is a window of Paenibacillus sp. E222 DNA encoding:
- a CDS encoding amidase domain-containing protein, with the protein product MEQYYDMKSPLSRQAYTLEVKRKTYLHTWAKYRNMKITDCKSKIHISKIHIKDQTATVSLGHSQQITYAYNDQMSASHSFGLGTWHAVTLKKVHDQWIVSKEWYLDPLEENPRLIAEGIPSPPPDRPVLKDGKKYKRKQAVAYANKYAGIAWRTNDKVRYNAKYKNYNNLGGDCTNFASQALGDREEGGGLPMSGPWRYHFPKGGTKTWVQTDAFKNFLIYSGYGKRIATDSFSKLVEKTAAHPYGAIGKLEAGDLIAHVMHNDVDHFSIVTGFDQRGYPLVNSHTADRFQAPFDLGWDNKTSYILIHIQD
- a CDS encoding multi antimicrobial extrusion protein MatE, with the protein product MTSSEPLSWRRLFAFFVPLGISASLVTISHVIINSTLARSAHPETVIASYAIAGSLLTLTERPSTLLRQTCSALVRDRLSFQALTFVTKIFLACVLLIGFLIVYSPIGTGVFKYLFGVSPDLLSKVIDVYEILMYVSIFSVIRNIYQGIIITNNRTKWLTIGMLFRLAGMYGLSLYFIYTDSIDSGRVGAIIFAAGMMIEALVSFLEGNSIKRKMPAKLEDHPVENKADVFRFYKPLLLSSFVALFIGPVINIVLGKTTGIALAISSFAVASSLMQLMLSFFTYIHQIVLNFYLVDAKLVKKFALVTGFVPFAMTVSIAYTPLGPWVLENVMSVQGNLLQQSLWTLRAFVLFPLISPFLDFSNGLILLRGQTKTMFRSQTANAICTVIVLLILVSIFPAWNGMIGAVAQSLGLLAELVIVWLVIRRTQKEPTMSVPSSGKSTSLKG
- a CDS encoding tetraprenyl-beta-curcumene synthase family protein; translation: MSQSNRNRHQYPRGPLALMRGVYKYTIPETRKELDGWRAQAEKIPNEELRNQALASLRDKQFHCEGGTVYALPDLPNRHILIPLIVSYQTISDYLDNLCDRSTSMDPNDFRLLHQSMLDAVDPEATPVNYYALREEQDDGGYLRNLVTSCQELTRQLPGYASAKPQIQDLAGLYTDLQVYKHIKPELRETALLEWWSEHRHRTPQFRWNEFAAATGSTLGVFMLFLAASDDQLTEEQAASIHTAYFPHVCALHIMLDYLIDQDEDRIGGDLNFCNYYENVETMLDRIAFIVEMARSDVQKIPGSAFHRMIIEGLLAIYLSDPKVSEQQEVRVVSKRLMKNSPMTRVFFFIFSRWIRKHM
- a CDS encoding class F sortase, producing MKNNTSFAAIVIFLIIACLILSPANSMKEQTAFQTSAPKDQTSVDPEIQTRIPQSIVMKKPVRLCIPSVHLSTSIIPIHLSADGQLQVPKSSEVAGLYVDGVLPGENGNAIVAGHVDNYTGPAIFYPLKHLKPGSFVLLFDQNNQYLKYEVLAVQSYYTQEAPLDKIFGDTPEKQLNLITCTGKYDRKKKEHEKRLIVYTRLVE
- a CDS encoding MFS transporter, with product MKSSHTARPDQNWLRALMFTIFGSTVLVVSYFQLYFSHLGFSRAEIGYLYGIGPLVSVFSNMFWSMASDRYKTVRKVMIILLAGQLITGVMLANATTFGQVFVLVTLFYFFYYPVYPLSDTMAITTASKYGRNFTSIRVFGSIGYAFFALSIGYFLGSFGPGWTMWVCIALAATTLLIGFRLKDQPSGSSTKMDLSGLWSILKRRDVLTFFGCVFLLALGHRMNEAFLTITLKDLGASEGLIGWSLLISSVSEIPVFLLLSRYGNRYKELPLLTLAALMYTIRLFLMSISDTPAAVVAIQTMHSVTFGIFYVTAVRYITRLVPDGYRATGMALFTIVWSSASGLLSGTLGGLLLEHTNRSTFYLTAMAFSLAALVGFCMKLWSSMTSRA
- a CDS encoding oligosaccharide flippase family protein, whose translation is MNIPPGLKQTGIRIGAVSLVKAMGLTGRVILTRMAGPEGIGLFQIAYSYFGFMLMLITGGLPTSLAMYTARRPALGWVWFKRLSTLLMLIGGTICLFTLAYSSTISKWLGNPVLEPFIRSLSLAIFVVPLLSLLRGYLQGLEHYGAIAISEIMEQAVRVGLMLGITWLWLPQGVMAAVGRSLIGTAMGGIAAFVILLLFLRHAGQQNEIHTCVPTGRADGFWFIKSSLVISLTRLLIPFSDMLDAVIIPSRLQTAGYTSTQATAMYGLLMGMAMLVVYMPTIVTAAISHTLTMKLVLSWQEQAYDYFAKKSRKTMEMVWILGIASSSFLWIFNRDLAQLFFNSAATAELIRWLSIIPLLVGLREVSTSILWSQDNKKISLIGTAIGITAATLCHYFLIPLDGFHLKGAVAGVVLMEFIIMSGNLIGLRSLLKEIRIGNLTVHVLMVGAISAFVIWVSEWSSLTVNWGSYAILPNILLFFFLNGIYLMIHYRLRS